The genomic DNA tgattatatttcagtttccacttaatacaaaaaattaacactttTCATTAGCGAGCAAGAGTTCCATTTTGCCCGCTTGAGTAGCCAAGCAGAGCAAAGGAGTCACAGCACCTCACCCACGTGATCTGCCAGCTTTGAAATAATTAGCATTTACTGACAAGTTTGATTTGATCTCCAAGGATCATCACACTAATTTTTCACCATTTGATTTTGTCACGCGACAAAGTTCACAGCAGAAATTggtcttttttaaaaattgtcacgCAGGAAACAACAGCTAAATGAAATACTAAATTTGATTAATGGAACATTGGACAAGAAAAGCACAAATGTTCAAAACTACTTAAGCAAACATCAGGCCTATCACAGCAGTAACTGTCCACGTATTATGCTTAACAGACTGACAACGGCTAATGTTAAAATCATCGAAAGGCAGGAACACcatgattaaaatgtaaaatgacGCACATGCATTTAAGGGAGACTGGATATCAACCCCTTTCACTCACAGAAGAGAATCACATtcaacttctccttacaatatccatacattatccagtaaacaggtaatgagaataaacaaatatctcagCTTATTGTTGTGTCAGATCGTATCACCTTGctatgacataaaaaaaatatttcctcgCTTTACAAAGAGATATATGGTAGTTACAATGTGCAATTTTAGTGATACATCTAAAGAAGTGAGGACCACAAGGCTGGTTTCCAAATAAGTATCATATCTCTAGCGTAAGCTTGGAGCCACCAATAAAGTCCCTATATGATCAATGATGCAAtacttattttccaagaaaattcaaCTGCATCGCATTTGTTAATAAATTGAGGCcataaaagcttttattttggGCATGAAACTCAAGTCTCAAGTTTCATCATGCCATGTGAAAAATAAAGGCATTGTACTTATTATGTTAATTACATGATTATTGATGCAAAGCACcaatttatcgttcataataATTAGTTGGTAAACTAAACGTGAAAGTAAGAAGGGAAAATCAGTGCGTTTTTTAAATGACGATTACTTTGTTTGGATACCGGGTTAATACCGCAATGCATCCCTCAGTGGTCACTGCAACCTCTTGCGGAAAAGAGAATGGCTCTCCCATATGGGTAGAAATACTTCGCACAAATTCACCATCTTTGGTGTATATTTCTATGTACaatttgtctgaaaaattcTCAGTATCGACCACGGCGACCTGTTGACTTTCCCTgtgaaatacaatttttggAGAGAATAGAGACCTTTGCAAACAAAACTTGTTTAGATGATCACCTTGTTCGCTGAATATGTGAACAACTCTCGGACCCCATCCTCCCACCACCATAACTCTGCCATCACTTACAGTGGTGATGTCGCACGGGTAACTCAAGATTTGTTGACCAAAACTGCAAACTAACTGACCATTAGTCTCATAAACATCCACAATCCCATATTCCTTTCTCCGATCACCCTTCAGCACCAACACTTTTCCACTATCACTGATTGACAGTTCACACAGGTTAAAGTCGAAAATAATTCTCTCGACGCGAAAATTGTGATGCTGGTCagcggttttgttaaacttgAAAATCCAGTATGAGCCCATACGACTCTCTTCCCTGACCAAGACATAAATGTTGTCATTCATGTCTGTGGCTAGCCGAAACACCCTGTTTTTAATCGATAGCTCTTTATCGCTGTCATCAATAAGAGGAGGAAGTCTGAAACCTTGCACAAACTTGCCACTGTTGTCAAACACCTTGATTGTCAAGTCAAAGTATGCTAAAATATATTGCCTGCTTGAGTTGGTAGCGATATCACTCAGCACCTCTAACCCTTGCTCCTCTTCGCCATCATGATCAAGTATCCATGGTACACTACAGTTCTCCATACCCTGTTTACAAAGTATCTCTCTTACTCTCGCATCTCGCAGCAGATCAACTTTCTCCTCTCCCGTATCAATCATGAGCCATTTTGGGAATAGTTCTTTAACGGGTACTGTTCGTATGACATTGAAGGCGACACGATTGACTAGACAGACCCCGGAAATAACTTTGCGTCGTTcttctttgttaaataaactctTCACTGCCCTGAAACCTGTCTTGAGCTGTTCTCGAAGACTTTGCTGAACCACCGGCAGACTGTTTAGCTCTTCAATACACACTTTACATGGTGCTAAAACATCCTCGGGATGGTCTATTTTTTCTAATACTGTTGCCATCACACGGTACTGCATTGATAAGATGCGGTCATTTGGTGATAGCGCTTCATTAGAAAAGGCATCCGTTGCTCTTTCACGAGCACTTTCAAATCTCTTCTTTGCATCGGCGAGCTTTCTTGTAGCAGATTTAGTAAGCTCCAAGTGTTTCATTCCTTCAGTGAGCGACACAGCCTCCGCACAAGCTGCTTGTGCTGCATCCGCGTCATACTTACTCCTCGACCTTGTATCTTCAAATACTTCATACAGCAACTCGACTCCTTCTCTAAAGAAGCTAATACTGGCTAACAAATCTTTCCTTGATAATCCATCCAGCTTGGACCTCATGTCATCGATTTCTCGCATGATGATGCCGCGAAACTGTTGATCTGTTATGTCGCCATCTTTAAGCTTTTTTGCTGCCTTATCTCTGCATTTATCCACAAGCCATCCAATAGTCGCTTTGAAAACTGCTGTTATTATTACAGACATAATGGCAGCTTGGAACTTAGTAATCCGAAGAAATTGAGAGCATCTTTTAGCGAATCTTCACAATAAGCAGCTTCTTAAGCGTCGatgaacacaaagaaaatagcaaatgatagcaaaatttcaagaatgatTGCAATTTTGGAATGAGAATTGCTGTCAGcccaaaaaaaatacaaagcaTAACAAAGAGAAGGCAATCAAGCCTGGCGTGAAGATTTATAGCCTCTTCAGAGAAtcctttgttgaaaaacatatttctctttgaaaagttATGTTGCTCATTGCAGACACTTAAATAGGCTGTTGTGGTCTTAACTTCTTCCTTTCACCAACGAATGATGTGAGCATCAGAAATCCCTGACTGACATCAGTAAATGCACAATTTAAAGCTCTTTTTGTGTTGTGTAATAAAATGATACTCGTGATCATTGAAATTTTCGATCACGTCACGACATCACTCGACTTCTCAatggaaatgttgtttgatGCCCGAAGCAAAAAAGAATGGTAATTGTTCACAAATCTTCCGTAGTTGTTAGCTTTGTTCTCAGCTGTAATGTGTTTCATTTATAGttctttctttatcttgttaCCCGTAAATAACTGTTATACCACACCTAGAGCTGAGACGGGTTCCTTCAACCAAATTAGTATTTGGCTATTTATCGGGTTATGGCCCTACACACAAACGATGTAATTTACTTTTAGAATGATTGGATGGGTTGAAAAGCGAGCAGAGTGAACTCAGAGGGTGAAAGACTGAGTTTTTATTGATAGACTCAAACCCATACACTAAATCAAAACAGATATCGTTATCGCCAAGCTTTGCACTGCACACAGTTGACATAGGAAGGCTGCGGAACATAGCCtatattttgttatgaataatAAGTCTCTCATGCACGTCACTGCTGTTAGCCTCTTATAGttctttctttaccttgttaCCCGTAAATATCTGCTATACCACAACTGGGGCTGGAACGGGTTCCTTCAACCAAATTTGTATTTGGCTATTTATCGGGTTTCGGCCCCGCACACTTACGATCTAATTTACTTCTAGAATCTTTGGAATCCCTTCTCACTGCATGGGTTGAAAAGCGAGCCGTGTGAACTCAGTGGGTGAAACTGACTGAGTTTATATTTATAGACTCAAACCCATATGCTTACATGATTTCAAACCAGATATTGTTATCGCCCAGCTCGCACTTTACAGTTGACAAAGGAAGGTTATGAATAACACATCTCTCATGCGCGTCACTGCTGTTAACCACTTTTGAGGGTTTTCTACATCAGTAAGTATTGCAATGTCATCAGATGATTAGAAAGTGAAAATGCGAGGCAAGCCACTCAGAGCAAAACACAACGTAAATCACTTAACTTTTTGCAGCAGCGTGTTTCATTTGACAGTAAGTTTAACCAATCAATAATAGGCATTGCTCTTCATAACATCAACGAATATATAGcaagataaggaaataaaactgtGAGTTTCCTGTTCTGACTCGGAAAAATTGAAGGaatcttgaattttgtttgtggttGTCCGACGTGCGCCCGCCTATCGCGTTCTATAGAGGTTGAAACAACATTTTCGAAATTTTAATCGCTTATTGTCATGTCATAAGTTAAAATACTTAAATCAAGGTCACAGATGAGTTTGTTGTGTATTGTATTCTTGCTAGTAGATTTTGCTGCCATTAGTGATATATACGGGGAGGAAGATGGAGAGATACTGCTTTTGTCGGTAGCCATGAAAACAACTTATTACATTGCCCGGTCTGCATTCCACTCAGTGATTTTTAACCgtcaaggtttcttttttgtgtcAGTATGCCTTCAGAGGCGTGAATTAAACAATCATTGACCTCCTTTTAAAACTGTTAGGTCACTGAGTGATAAGTGTCACTTCATGTGAAAAAACGAGCCCCCGGTTCAGAGAGCCAATAATCAGGCTAGAAACTTTCCCATTTCGAACATCTTAAAAATCGTGTTGACAAGAAACTAAAGAGTTGCCATCCAGTTTAGCTATAAAACCTATTATATCAGCGCCTGATACCACCAGAATGTATATAATTAACATAAAGGCTATATATGTACAGAATGTACTCCAGACAACTGCGATTTTTAAGTCTGTTTcttatattttctttgtcagcaAGAAGAGCTGGAATTCTGAAAAATTTCTCAAACTTGCCTCTGTGGTCAAACACCTTGATTGTCAAGTCACAGCCTACAGCAATATTTTGCCCACTTGAGCTGGTAACGATATGACACGGATCATTTATATCCAGTACTCCTCTACACCATCCTGACCGAGTATCCATGATACATCACGATGCTCCGTACCCTGTTTACGCAGCGCCTAAGCTATCCTTACGTCATGCAGCATGTCAACTTTCTCCTCTCCTGTATCAACTCTGAGCCATTCCAGGAGCAGTAAACTCCTACTGCATATAGCTTGTGTGACACTTCAGGCGACACGATTGACGGACAGACAccggaaatgattttctttgttcttctttacTGATTAAACAAACCCCCCCAAGGGCATTGATTCCTGTGTTTAGCTGTACTTTAATACACACTTTACTCGCTACTACAGCATCCGCGGGACTGTCTGTTTATTGCTGTAACCATCACTCGGTTCAGCATTTCTGAGATGCGGTCATTAGCCAATAGTGATCATTTTGATATAGGGTTTTGTATGATAGACAGCAGAAACTGTTTCTACATAACAATCAAaccattttgttgaaaatattttgaacaaggGCTTATAGAACGCGATTACGATGTCCTCTAGTCATATTTAAATAACATTTGTTCCTTGCgagttacatgaaaaaattccactcatttcgaagcttcaacatcccccctcTCCCCGGCTGAGTAACGCACAGGCATTTGACTGTCTTCCGTACCGGGGGAGGAGAGAAATTTTGAACCCTTCCTGGGTAGAGTGAGGAACTTAAACCAGAGCTGTCATGGGAAAAAGGCATTCTTTTTTCTCCTGGTCTTTCTTGGGACACTAGTTTCGAAATTCAATATTAATTTCACATGATTTGTACGCATCTTTGCGAATAGGGGTGAGATTCTGATCGCACATTCCAGATTATTGAAGAGCTGATGTGAAGAAAACGAACCACCGTGATTCAATACAGTTAAGTTGCACGCGTTGTATCGAGCGAATGTTATTAAGGAAAGTCACGAACAAAGCCATTTTTTGATATCCAAGGTTCgcaagaaagaaatttgtttctaaaTATCTCCTTGTAGTTTCAGttagtttttttcctcttatccTCACAAGAGAAATATCCGCATGACAAAATGTGATTGTAACAAACGGAACTTTGGGAGAGATCTCTGTTGCTGTTGCTGAACCTTTTCCTATTCCTTAAATTTTGGATCTGCATACTAGTTTTTCCTCTGTTGTACTTTATAATCAATTCCGACTTTACTTTCTTtccaatcttctttttttttttgttttttaatcttgaaGATTCTGCAGGCTGATACCCGGAAAAAGACGGccgttttcttcctttttcgtACTCTATTACCCTCCATCTCTGGTGCCCTAACTCTATCTTTGATTTTTGTTGTCctgatttctttctttatgaaaTAGAAAACCTCGAGCAACTCCACGATGTAAGTCAGCTCCTTCTTGTAGGCGTAAGAATACAGCAAAGTCTGAAAGCTCTAATGAATCAGGGTAATACATAGTAACTTTCACGatttctcttcatctttttctttcatttctacTTCAAAACTCTAATCTTTCTTGTTCACTCTACATCCATCTCAGCCATTTCGTCCCATCTTCCTATAAATTAATCGTTAATTCACGACTGCCgatcaaaaattcaaatcaaacgCACGAAGTGCATTTGATTCGAATTTCTTTATCGGCCTAAGTGACAATTGTGAAAATTGTAGTTTCGTTTAGGGTGCGCAAAGCGGATCTCAATAGAAATTAGGACTATGCTATACAGTTTCCTGTTCTCACAAACGCAGATGCACTTATGAagttttttgattattttaccctaacttgttatcagttgactgtcgttgggttagggaaggggtaggtgtgcaTTTTCTCCGACAGTGATTCCAAGTTCGGTTTTAAAGTCACAAAGATACTTATGTAAAGCgaaaccaattttttccaagtttggtttttttctcaaatttcttgTAGAAAGCGCAATCTCTTTTTACTGGATACCAGCTTACTCCATAGGAAGTCACTTCGGTTTTTTTAGCTCCTCTTCACGATACGTTTGACTTGCTACAACTGAATAGCATACACTTGATTTCTACTTTGTACATAAGTTTATCTTCTACACTCATCCTGTTTAACTCTATCTTCCTTAGTTTGACTCCGTTCTCGATTTTTTTCATCCTCTCCAAACATCGTGTTTGATTTCCAGATCAGTTATTCAACTCTACGAAATCGTTCTAACCTAGCAAATTCTAACCGAACGTGCAAGATTCTAAGGGACTCTTCGCGCCGACTGACCTTACCTCAGATCAAAGAGCGTGAAGCAGCTAAAGCGATTTGTTGTACAGTTCTCTGTTTATTAGTACTAACAGCACTGATTAAAACTTCGAAGAA from Pocillopora verrucosa isolate sample1 chromosome 10, ASM3666991v2, whole genome shotgun sequence includes the following:
- the LOC136283873 gene encoding uncharacterized protein, with product MSVIITAVFKATIGWLVDKCRDKAAKKLKDGDITDQQFRGIIMREIDDMRSKLDGLSRKDLLASISFFREGVELLYEVFEDTRSRSKYDADAAQAACAEAVSLTEGMKHLELTKSATRKLADAKKRFESARERATDAFSNEALSPNDRILSMQYRVMATVLEKIDHPEDVLAPCKVCIEELNSLPVVQQSLREQLKTGFRAVKSLFNKEERRKVISGVCLVNRVAFNVIRTVPVKELFPKWLMIDTGEEKVDLLRDARVREILCKQGMENCSVPWILDHDGEEEQGLEVLSDIATNSSRQYILAYFDLTIKVFDNSGKFVQGFRLPPLIDDSDKELSIKNRVFRLATDMNDNIYVLVREESRMGSYWIFKFNKTADQHHNFRVERIIFDFNLCELSISDSGKVLVLKGDRRKEYGIVDVYETNGQLVCSFGQQILSYPCDITTVSDGRVMVVGGWGPRVVHIFSEQGDHLNKFCLQRSLFSPKIVFHRESQQVAVVDTENFSDKLYIEIYTKDGEFVRSISTHMGEPFSFPQEVAVTTEGCIAVLTRYPNKVIVI